A single window of Rubripirellula lacrimiformis DNA harbors:
- the dnaE gene encoding DNA polymerase III subunit alpha: protein MSDLVADPAVPQPAKPFVHLHCHSHYSLLDGAGDISRLVNRAVDHGMNALALTDHGNLHGALEFYRKAKAASINPIIGYEAYIAPGSRFEKGGASSSKDASYHLTLLAKNHVGYKNLIKLASAASLEGFYFKPRIDKEILERHSEGIVCLSGCVSSEFSRAVMKGIDTAEVEREARDIAGWFQGVFGDRYFIEIMNNGIEIQRLQLEGAVEMSKRMGIPLVATSDCHYVNQEDSEAQDIMLCINTGRFRTDTSRMKMENDQFFLRSPDQMYESFPGLEDACARSQEIADSVDIEIEFNKYFFPNFECPNDATPLDYLRELCIKGLLERYEGDDERIVDGELSEEVMARLDRELEVIRKLGYPTYFLIVWDFVNHARSIGISATARGSGVGAIVCYALYMSHVCPLRYDLLFERFLDESRTEPPDIDIDFEKERRTEVIDYVKERYGSEMVCQIGTFGTLAAKAAIKDVGRALGVPLGRVNQITEMVPDELKITIKKALEKSADMKMSYDGDPEVRELLDLAMKIEGLARNIGTHAAAVVIADKPLDEYVPLTRVPGKQDVITQWSMNDVEASGLLKMDFLGLRNLTILSRTVKFIEQTTGKTVDPLKFPLDDRESYLLLQRGETKGVFQLESGGIRDLLCRMKPDTFNDIIATAALYRPGPLEGGMVDDYVNIKHGRQQPEYKHPVLKEVLEETNSIMVYQEQVMRILNRLGKIPLANAYTCIKAISKKKESLINANHDAFIVGAVENGLAEKDADDIWNLIVKFAGYGFNKSHSTAYALLAYQTAYLKAHYPVEFMAALLSSDISGRNFVRKDALIEHMEDCERMEIEVVPPCVNRSAADFSVEGKQIFFAMSAIKGCGGATSIVIEEERRQNGPFKDIFDFCERVDPSACNKSAILTLVKAGAMDCFGAKRSQLAAVIERAVQAGAAIQADKKSGQTSLFGAFEDEEDEEEAAPTPMPEMEEWPDREKLIAEKEVLGYYLDSHPLAEFEARLSAFRTHMTDKLANVKDRGEVVLGGMISSVKIAHTKSPKPGQPSKYANFDLEDMQGAIRCILWPKGFADWGDRVIPDAVVLARGKVDRRGGGDEANLIIDELIPFEDLESRYTHGIRIMLNEETHDGPTVTRLKEIVRGYPGTQELLFTIKLNEGEIVQLKADKSRVDITPELRDRIDDYLGQGSYRLLMTKPR from the coding sequence ATGTCAGATTTGGTCGCCGATCCAGCCGTCCCACAGCCCGCCAAACCCTTCGTTCACCTTCACTGCCACAGCCACTATTCGCTGTTGGACGGGGCTGGTGACATCAGTCGTTTGGTCAATCGGGCGGTCGACCATGGGATGAATGCGCTTGCGCTGACCGATCACGGCAACCTGCACGGTGCCCTGGAATTTTATCGGAAAGCCAAGGCAGCCAGCATCAATCCGATCATCGGATACGAAGCCTACATCGCGCCCGGTTCCCGGTTCGAAAAGGGCGGTGCCAGCAGCAGCAAAGACGCCAGCTATCACTTGACCCTGCTGGCCAAGAACCACGTCGGTTACAAGAACCTGATCAAGTTGGCCAGTGCTGCTTCGCTAGAAGGATTCTATTTCAAGCCGCGCATCGACAAGGAAATCCTGGAACGACACAGCGAGGGCATCGTCTGTTTGTCCGGGTGTGTCAGCAGCGAATTCAGTCGCGCCGTGATGAAGGGCATCGATACGGCCGAGGTGGAACGCGAAGCACGCGACATCGCCGGTTGGTTCCAAGGTGTGTTCGGCGACCGTTACTTCATCGAGATCATGAACAACGGGATCGAAATCCAACGACTGCAATTGGAAGGCGCGGTCGAAATGTCCAAGCGGATGGGCATCCCCTTGGTCGCCACCAGCGATTGTCACTACGTCAATCAAGAGGACAGTGAAGCCCAAGACATCATGCTGTGCATCAACACCGGGCGTTTCCGAACGGACACGTCGCGGATGAAGATGGAGAACGATCAGTTCTTTCTGCGCAGCCCCGACCAGATGTACGAGAGCTTCCCGGGTTTGGAGGATGCCTGCGCGCGAAGCCAGGAGATCGCCGACTCGGTCGACATCGAGATTGAATTCAACAAGTACTTCTTTCCGAACTTTGAATGCCCCAACGACGCTACGCCGCTGGATTACCTGCGCGAACTATGCATCAAAGGATTGCTGGAACGTTACGAAGGCGACGACGAACGGATCGTCGATGGCGAGCTGTCCGAAGAAGTGATGGCTCGGTTGGACCGCGAACTAGAGGTCATCCGCAAACTCGGCTATCCGACTTACTTCCTGATCGTTTGGGACTTTGTCAATCACGCCCGATCGATCGGTATCTCGGCCACGGCCCGGGGCAGTGGTGTGGGGGCAATCGTTTGCTATGCGCTCTACATGTCGCACGTCTGTCCGCTGCGATACGACTTGCTATTCGAGCGGTTCTTGGATGAAAGCCGTACCGAGCCGCCTGATATCGATATCGACTTTGAAAAAGAACGTCGAACCGAAGTCATCGATTACGTCAAAGAACGCTACGGTTCCGAGATGGTCTGCCAGATCGGTACGTTCGGAACGTTGGCGGCCAAGGCAGCGATCAAGGACGTCGGGCGGGCGTTGGGCGTTCCGCTTGGCCGGGTCAACCAGATCACCGAAATGGTGCCGGACGAACTGAAGATCACGATCAAAAAGGCACTCGAAAAGAGCGCCGACATGAAGATGTCGTACGACGGCGACCCCGAGGTCCGGGAACTGTTGGACCTAGCGATGAAGATCGAGGGGTTGGCACGGAACATCGGCACGCACGCCGCGGCGGTGGTGATCGCCGACAAACCGCTGGACGAATACGTTCCGCTGACCCGTGTGCCCGGCAAACAAGACGTCATCACCCAGTGGTCGATGAACGACGTCGAAGCCTCTGGCCTGTTGAAGATGGACTTCTTGGGGCTTCGCAACCTGACCATCCTGTCGCGAACGGTCAAGTTCATCGAACAGACCACCGGCAAAACCGTCGACCCGTTGAAATTCCCGCTGGACGATCGCGAATCGTATTTGCTGCTGCAGCGGGGCGAAACGAAGGGTGTGTTCCAGCTGGAATCGGGCGGGATCCGCGACTTGCTGTGCCGGATGAAGCCGGACACATTCAACGACATCATTGCGACCGCCGCGCTCTATCGGCCTGGTCCGCTCGAAGGCGGGATGGTCGACGACTACGTGAATATCAAACACGGACGTCAACAACCCGAGTACAAGCACCCGGTGCTGAAAGAAGTCCTGGAAGAGACCAACTCGATCATGGTCTACCAGGAACAGGTGATGCGGATCCTGAACCGTCTGGGCAAGATCCCGCTGGCCAATGCGTACACCTGCATCAAGGCGATCAGTAAAAAGAAAGAGTCGTTGATCAATGCGAACCACGATGCGTTCATCGTCGGTGCGGTTGAAAACGGACTAGCCGAAAAAGATGCCGATGACATTTGGAATCTGATCGTCAAGTTTGCTGGCTACGGTTTCAATAAATCGCACAGTACGGCTTACGCCTTGCTGGCCTATCAAACCGCGTATCTGAAGGCGCACTATCCGGTCGAGTTCATGGCCGCACTGCTGTCCAGTGATATTTCGGGACGCAACTTTGTCCGCAAAGATGCGTTGATCGAACACATGGAAGATTGCGAACGGATGGAGATCGAGGTCGTCCCGCCCTGCGTCAATCGCAGTGCGGCAGACTTCTCTGTCGAAGGCAAGCAAATCTTCTTTGCAATGTCAGCCATCAAGGGCTGCGGCGGAGCCACGTCGATCGTGATCGAAGAAGAACGACGGCAAAACGGCCCCTTCAAGGACATCTTTGATTTCTGTGAAAGAGTCGATCCGAGTGCCTGTAACAAAAGCGCGATCCTGACACTGGTCAAAGCCGGTGCGATGGATTGCTTTGGCGCCAAACGCAGCCAATTGGCGGCAGTGATCGAACGCGCTGTCCAAGCCGGCGCGGCGATCCAGGCAGACAAAAAGAGTGGGCAAACGAGTCTGTTCGGCGCCTTCGAGGACGAAGAAGACGAAGAGGAAGCCGCCCCAACGCCCATGCCGGAAATGGAAGAATGGCCCGATCGCGAGAAGTTGATCGCCGAAAAAGAGGTCCTGGGATACTATCTGGACAGCCATCCGCTGGCTGAATTCGAAGCTCGCCTGAGTGCATTCCGCACCCACATGACCGACAAACTAGCCAACGTCAAAGACCGCGGCGAAGTCGTGTTGGGTGGCATGATCAGTTCGGTCAAGATTGCTCACACCAAGAGCCCCAAACCCGGACAACCGTCGAAGTACGCCAACTTTGACCTCGAAGACATGCAGGGCGCCATCCGATGCATCCTGTGGCCCAAAGGGTTTGCCGACTGGGGCGATCGAGTGATCCCCGATGCAGTCGTCCTGGCCCGCGGCAAGGTCGATCGTCGAGGTGGTGGCGACGAAGCAAACTTGATCATCGACGAATTGATTCCGTTCGAAGACCTTGAATCCCGCTATACCCACGGGATCCGAATCATGCTGAACGAAGAAACGCATGATGGGCCGACCGTCACGCGACTGAAAGAAATCGTTCGCGGCTATCCGGGCACCCAAGAACTGCTGTTCACGATCAAGCTGAACGAAGGCGAAATCGTTCAGCTGAAAGCGGACAAAAGCCGCGTCGATATCACTCCCGAACTTCGTGACCGAATCGACGACTATCTTGGCCAGGGCAGCTATCGCCTGCTGATGACAAAACCGAGATAG
- a CDS encoding S1 family peptidase, which produces MSAPVPHASNPSPILGRAILLLIGCTIAVTARADADTYARVVRSTAWIVTSNADNETATGTGVLVDAEKRIVLTNAHVVGDSRTAVVFFADIKDGIPNVKRKHYLDNVLTLAQPGKVVAVDRRRDLALIQLPKVPEDVTAIELADSSSKPGSTIELVGNPGNSDVMWVSTTGSVRAVYDKKFKSNHGEHDFRAVETQSPIQPGDSGGPIVNADGKLVALAQSFSPANTLISFCVDVSEIRAMLASSWKTAPIASKKLLEDAGIEHSVNATGHYQIEHKIAAETTQTVYVAKDTEYFQRADVRKVWSLVQVSKEEPTATLMNRLLRQSSVTKIGAWAIEKKSDGEFLVLYVAKLDATAPDEAIKGTIEYVARIAAAMSKELKPKASSKTSAETLASWLAQ; this is translated from the coding sequence ATGTCTGCTCCAGTGCCCCACGCATCGAACCCATCGCCAATCTTGGGCCGCGCAATCTTGTTGCTGATCGGTTGCACGATCGCCGTGACCGCTCGCGCCGACGCGGACACCTACGCTCGTGTCGTTCGATCGACCGCCTGGATCGTCACCAGCAATGCGGACAACGAAACGGCTACTGGAACGGGCGTTTTGGTCGATGCCGAAAAACGAATCGTGCTGACCAACGCCCACGTCGTCGGCGACAGCCGCACCGCCGTGGTGTTCTTTGCCGACATCAAGGACGGCATTCCCAATGTCAAACGCAAACATTATCTGGACAACGTCCTAACTTTGGCTCAGCCCGGCAAGGTTGTGGCCGTGGACCGCCGCCGCGACTTGGCTCTGATTCAACTGCCCAAGGTGCCCGAAGACGTGACGGCGATCGAGCTGGCCGACAGCAGTAGCAAGCCCGGATCCACGATCGAATTGGTCGGAAACCCCGGCAATAGCGATGTGATGTGGGTTTCGACGACCGGTTCGGTACGAGCGGTGTACGACAAGAAATTCAAGTCCAACCACGGCGAACATGACTTTCGCGCCGTCGAAACTCAAAGCCCCATTCAGCCTGGCGACAGCGGCGGCCCGATCGTGAACGCCGACGGAAAACTGGTTGCACTGGCCCAGTCGTTTTCGCCCGCCAACACGCTGATCAGCTTCTGTGTGGACGTGTCCGAAATTCGGGCGATGTTGGCCAGCAGTTGGAAGACGGCACCGATCGCCAGCAAGAAACTGTTGGAAGACGCCGGCATCGAGCACTCCGTTAACGCGACCGGTCACTACCAAATCGAGCACAAGATCGCCGCTGAAACGACTCAAACCGTCTATGTCGCCAAGGACACCGAGTACTTCCAGCGAGCCGATGTTCGCAAAGTCTGGTCGCTTGTTCAGGTCAGCAAGGAAGAACCGACGGCGACACTGATGAACCGTCTGCTGCGTCAGAGCTCGGTGACCAAGATCGGAGCCTGGGCGATCGAAAAGAAATCCGACGGTGAATTCCTGGTCTTGTATGTCGCCAAGCTGGACGCGACCGCACCGGACGAAGCGATCAAAGGCACGATCGAGTATGTGGCTCGGATCGCAGCCGCGATGAGCAAGGAACTGAAGCCCAAAGCGTCTTCCAAGACATCCGCCGAAACGCTGGCGTCCTGGTTGGCTCAGTGA
- a CDS encoding serine/threonine-protein kinase has translation MNNLPNSDAADARSDDWLGDCLEALALRGPVDQPSQLSTLLPVGDIVDRRIALVELIKLDMAMVADIGRFRGIDEYLDVDAAVLSPANVPLDLVMEEIQIRKDLGQTPDASEYQQRYPAFAAMLGPLEQSIAAMTSSSIAGPPPEIDLGESVDDFLILQKLGQGAFAHVYLAQQVSMRRLVALKVSRGKGGESESLAQFDHPNIVRVYDQRQLTDPALHLLYMQFVPGGTLADVVKSARATITDTRRTPQTVASMGGTMLLQSVDEQLLSAAQIVPEDSATRRWLAESPWPQVVAWVGIHLARALHEAHSQQILHRDVKPANVLLTAEGVPKLADFNVSFSESAEQVGKAASLGGSLAYMSPEHLRAIIDRNHADQDQIREPADLYSLGVLLWELWQGRRPFDVKPTTLSWNDAATEQLSARDRPLIPPNSDSIGDAGMRDNQAAQRVLEKTLRRALAIAPEDRFVDGAEMAGRLRLALHPQAATLFDPPDPSLRSWLSKQSPWIMACLVLLIPHGIAGGLNYHYNFYEVMQTPHLKETLRWVSWIVNLTYFPLAAVLAILQTRSMVRAVDGARYDTRIESSDLSGMLDLGHNAAMIGGSLWFSSGLLFPLVFQALSPDFTMIDSLHLFMSSLICGGIAMAYPYFGTAWLATFVFYPLCLRRTMQDADFDARASRMINRGELYRLIAAIIPLLGGALMLSSPSTSRSFMFAAIAAGVFGVLVASFIHHQITEAWSRMGQVLSTKLTTTPA, from the coding sequence GTGAATAATTTGCCCAACTCTGACGCCGCGGACGCCAGATCTGACGATTGGTTAGGGGACTGTTTAGAGGCGTTGGCCCTGCGCGGTCCTGTCGATCAACCCAGTCAACTGTCCACGTTGTTGCCCGTGGGCGACATCGTTGACCGGCGAATTGCATTGGTTGAATTGATCAAGTTGGACATGGCGATGGTTGCCGACATCGGGCGGTTTCGCGGCATTGACGAATACTTGGACGTCGATGCGGCCGTGTTGTCGCCGGCCAATGTCCCGCTGGACTTGGTGATGGAAGAGATCCAGATCCGCAAGGATTTGGGACAAACGCCCGATGCGTCCGAATACCAACAGCGGTATCCGGCGTTCGCCGCCATGCTGGGCCCATTGGAACAATCGATCGCCGCCATGACATCGTCATCGATTGCCGGGCCGCCGCCCGAAATCGATTTGGGGGAATCGGTCGACGATTTTCTGATCTTGCAGAAACTCGGCCAAGGCGCGTTCGCACATGTCTATTTGGCTCAACAGGTGTCAATGCGGCGGTTGGTGGCACTGAAGGTTTCCCGAGGCAAGGGAGGCGAATCGGAATCGTTGGCTCAGTTTGATCACCCGAACATTGTGCGCGTCTATGACCAGCGGCAACTGACCGATCCGGCCTTGCACCTGTTGTACATGCAGTTCGTTCCCGGTGGCACATTGGCGGATGTCGTTAAGTCGGCTCGAGCGACGATCACTGACACTCGGCGAACACCCCAGACCGTGGCCAGCATGGGCGGGACGATGCTGCTGCAGTCGGTCGACGAGCAACTCTTGTCTGCCGCGCAGATTGTTCCCGAGGATTCCGCCACCCGTCGCTGGCTGGCCGAATCGCCGTGGCCGCAGGTGGTCGCATGGGTGGGCATCCACTTGGCGCGTGCGCTGCACGAAGCGCATTCGCAGCAGATTCTGCATCGCGACGTGAAGCCGGCCAACGTCTTGTTGACGGCCGAGGGAGTGCCGAAGTTAGCCGATTTCAATGTCAGTTTCTCGGAATCTGCCGAACAGGTTGGCAAGGCGGCATCGCTTGGTGGGTCGCTTGCCTACATGTCGCCAGAGCACCTGCGCGCGATCATCGATCGGAACCATGCTGATCAAGATCAGATTCGCGAGCCCGCCGATTTGTATTCGTTAGGTGTGTTGCTGTGGGAACTTTGGCAGGGGCGCCGGCCGTTCGACGTCAAACCGACGACCTTGTCATGGAACGATGCTGCGACCGAACAGCTCAGCGCGCGCGACCGTCCACTGATTCCGCCAAACTCCGACAGCATCGGTGATGCTGGGATGCGAGACAATCAGGCGGCTCAGCGGGTACTGGAGAAAACGTTGCGGCGGGCGCTAGCGATCGCACCGGAAGATCGATTTGTCGATGGAGCCGAAATGGCGGGGCGTTTACGGCTGGCACTTCATCCCCAGGCGGCGACCCTGTTCGACCCGCCCGATCCATCGCTGCGGTCCTGGTTGTCAAAGCAATCGCCTTGGATCATGGCCTGCTTGGTGCTGTTGATCCCGCACGGCATCGCAGGTGGATTGAACTACCACTACAACTTTTACGAAGTCATGCAGACACCGCATTTGAAAGAAACATTGCGATGGGTGTCTTGGATCGTGAATCTGACGTACTTTCCGCTGGCTGCGGTGTTAGCAATTCTGCAGACTCGCAGCATGGTGCGTGCTGTTGACGGTGCCCGTTACGATACTCGGATTGAAAGTTCGGACCTATCTGGAATGCTGGATCTGGGGCACAACGCCGCCATGATTGGCGGTTCGCTGTGGTTTTCATCAGGCTTGCTATTCCCGTTGGTTTTTCAAGCTTTGAGTCCCGATTTTACCATGATCGATTCGTTGCACTTGTTCATGTCGTCTTTGATTTGCGGCGGAATTGCGATGGCGTATCCGTATTTTGGAACCGCTTGGTTGGCAACCTTTGTCTTCTATCCATTGTGCTTGCGACGGACGATGCAGGACGCTGACTTCGACGCGCGTGCAAGCCGAATGATCAATCGTGGTGAACTGTATCGATTGATCGCAGCGATCATTCCACTGCTGGGCGGAGCCCTGATGCTGTCGAGTCCATCGACGTCGCGATCGTTCATGTTCGCCGCCATTGCCGCGGGCGTCTTCGGCGTACTGGTCGCCTCGTTCATCCACCATCAGATCACCGAAGCCTGGTCGCGAATGGGACAGGTCCTGTCAACCAAACTAACAACGACCCCGGCATAA
- a CDS encoding RNA polymerase sigma factor, producing the protein MDAPDQDRDDESSDQALLSQIHQRDPDALARYIESHRSSLTGFVRSITSDRLLGTIELDDLLQEICTTAISSLGTAPLDQYEPMQWLQQLARRRVVDAHRFHFGAQRRDTGRQQSLHAAAGDEGMGLEHLLAASMTSPSAAFSQDVRLNRMQQAIAELGEEQRTVIRLRYVDGLPTKQIAQQLGKTDVAIRVLLSRSMRQLEKQLEDVKPSR; encoded by the coding sequence ATGGATGCACCCGATCAAGATCGAGACGACGAATCCTCGGATCAAGCACTGCTATCCCAAATCCATCAGCGCGACCCTGATGCGTTGGCTCGTTATATCGAATCCCATCGGTCCAGCCTGACCGGATTTGTCAGATCCATCACTAGCGACCGATTGCTGGGGACGATCGAACTGGACGACCTGCTGCAAGAAATCTGCACGACGGCGATCAGCAGCTTGGGGACCGCCCCGCTGGACCAATACGAACCGATGCAATGGCTGCAGCAACTCGCTCGCCGCCGAGTCGTTGACGCCCACCGGTTTCATTTTGGCGCCCAGCGCCGTGATACCGGACGTCAACAATCGCTGCATGCAGCGGCGGGTGACGAAGGGATGGGACTGGAACATTTGCTGGCCGCCAGCATGACGTCGCCCAGCGCCGCGTTCAGCCAAGATGTTCGGTTGAACCGCATGCAGCAGGCGATCGCGGAATTGGGCGAAGAACAACGCACTGTCATCCGGTTGCGATACGTCGACGGTCTGCCGACCAAACAAATCGCCCAACAGCTAGGCAAAACCGACGTGGCCATCCGAGTGCTGTTGTCCCGCAGTATGCGTCAGCTGGAAAAACAACTCGAAGACGTCAAACCAAGCCGATAG
- a CDS encoding PIN/TRAM domain-containing protein: MALIILRFLFLLCAGGVSAIINTQLSDTSTTVPWLVFAGTMGIAVAVVVGDIYAPKKKIDTISSVYFGLLIGWLLTYVLSIALAPLLASTSLGPAVPQMVMALILCYTCVSVLLQTKDDFRFLIPYVEFVREVKGFKPLVLDTSVVIDGRIADLVGTGIFDNQLIMPRFALTELQAIADSGDKLRRTRGRRGLDVLNRMRADDNVDLMIFDRELPELAGQTVDLKLVLLAKHLEGKVVTGDFNLNKVAKLHNVPVINLNEISNALRPVFLPDETFRLKVIKAGEGPEQGIGYLDDGTMVVIEGARNRIGQELDVRVTSTLQTNAGKMIFSKVESR; encoded by the coding sequence ATGGCCCTGATCATCCTGCGATTTCTATTTTTGCTGTGCGCCGGTGGCGTTTCGGCGATCATCAACACACAGTTGTCGGACACCTCCACAACCGTGCCTTGGTTGGTCTTTGCCGGCACCATGGGGATCGCGGTTGCCGTGGTCGTTGGTGATATCTATGCGCCAAAGAAGAAGATCGACACCATTTCGTCGGTCTACTTTGGATTGCTGATTGGTTGGTTGCTGACATACGTGTTGTCGATCGCGCTGGCCCCGCTGCTGGCGTCGACATCCTTGGGGCCAGCAGTCCCGCAAATGGTGATGGCTTTGATTCTTTGCTACACCTGTGTCAGCGTGTTGTTGCAAACCAAGGACGACTTCCGATTCCTGATTCCCTACGTTGAATTTGTGCGAGAGGTCAAAGGGTTCAAGCCCTTGGTTTTGGACACCAGCGTGGTGATCGATGGGCGGATCGCCGATCTGGTAGGGACGGGGATCTTTGACAATCAGTTGATCATGCCGCGATTCGCCTTAACCGAGCTGCAAGCGATTGCGGACAGTGGTGACAAGCTTCGCCGAACCCGTGGTCGTCGCGGACTGGATGTGCTGAACCGAATGCGAGCGGACGACAATGTGGACTTGATGATCTTCGATCGCGAGCTGCCCGAGTTGGCTGGCCAGACCGTCGACCTGAAGCTGGTCTTGTTGGCCAAGCACTTGGAAGGCAAGGTCGTCACTGGCGATTTCAATCTGAACAAAGTTGCCAAGTTGCACAATGTTCCCGTGATCAACTTGAACGAGATCAGTAACGCTTTGCGTCCCGTGTTCCTGCCGGACGAAACGTTCCGTTTGAAAGTGATCAAGGCGGGCGAAGGTCCCGAGCAGGGGATCGGATACTTGGACGATGGCACGATGGTCGTCATCGAAGGGGCCCGCAATCGAATTGGCCAAGAACTGGACGTTCGCGTCACCAGTACTTTGCAAACGAACGCTGGCAAGATGATCTTTTCCAAAGTCGAAAGCCGCTAG
- a CDS encoding cytochrome C oxidase subunit IV family protein translates to MSAHGHTDDGHGHGKEGYDFAHPMPVSMLLAVFAALVFLTIVTVAQASFDIGSMDIYVVMGIATVKAVLVGLFFMHLAWDKPFNIIVFVGSFVFVGLFVIFTLSDSQMTSDSFEPIVDDVVPAVAEV, encoded by the coding sequence ATGTCTGCACACGGTCACACTGATGACGGCCATGGTCATGGTAAAGAAGGTTACGATTTCGCGCACCCGATGCCGGTATCGATGTTGCTAGCGGTGTTCGCCGCACTGGTCTTCCTGACAATCGTCACGGTTGCCCAGGCTAGCTTTGACATCGGTAGCATGGATATCTATGTCGTCATGGGGATCGCGACCGTCAAGGCCGTTCTGGTCGGGCTGTTCTTCATGCACTTGGCTTGGGACAAGCCGTTCAACATCATCGTGTTCGTCGGTTCGTTTGTGTTCGTCGGCCTGTTTGTGATTTTCACGCTCAGCGACAGCCAGATGACCTCGGATTCGTTCGAACCGATCGTGGATGACGTGGTTCCGGCCGTCGCCGAAGTTTAA
- a CDS encoding cytochrome c oxidase subunit 3: MSTIDAAPDNAHDAHGHDDHDHPSFLAHHFDTPEQQFDSGKLGIWLFLVTEVLFFSGMFCAYAMFRMLRPEVFEGCSQFLNTKLGAINTGVLLFSSLTMAWAVRCSQTEEYKKLTGMLAATLSCAMIFLGVKSIEYSHKWTMGLLPAGMFTYDPANPHPADQPNYLLYLCLPFAILLVGVVLWWIVSIVRGNKFHAACAMPLTVVCACFFVGVGLGVILESGGDEGHGADHLAEAHAEEHADESHAVHEIEAAGTQLSANSDFDIQERLATDATNSGMQSELIARQQQSALAAGSVINDSSNIEGGISKVQENVLTPRTAGVFFSIYYCMTGVHAIHILGGIGVLVWLLIRSVRQDFNRQYFGPVDYVGLYWHLVDLIWIYLFPLLYLIR, from the coding sequence ATGTCCACCATCGACGCCGCCCCTGACAACGCGCATGACGCGCATGGCCACGACGATCATGACCATCCGTCGTTCTTGGCGCACCACTTTGACACCCCCGAACAACAGTTCGATAGTGGCAAGTTGGGCATCTGGTTGTTCCTCGTCACCGAAGTGCTGTTTTTTAGCGGTATGTTCTGTGCCTATGCGATGTTTCGGATGCTGCGTCCAGAAGTCTTCGAAGGTTGCAGCCAGTTTTTGAACACCAAGCTGGGTGCGATCAACACCGGCGTGCTGTTGTTCAGTTCGCTGACCATGGCCTGGGCCGTGCGTTGCTCGCAAACCGAAGAATACAAGAAGCTGACCGGGATGCTGGCCGCGACGCTGTCCTGTGCGATGATCTTCTTGGGCGTGAAATCGATCGAATATTCCCACAAATGGACGATGGGTTTGCTGCCCGCCGGGATGTTCACCTACGACCCGGCGAACCCGCATCCAGCCGATCAACCAAACTATCTGCTGTACTTGTGTCTGCCGTTCGCCATCCTGTTGGTCGGTGTGGTGCTGTGGTGGATCGTGTCGATCGTTCGCGGGAACAAGTTCCATGCCGCATGTGCGATGCCGCTGACCGTGGTCTGTGCTTGCTTCTTTGTTGGCGTTGGCTTGGGTGTCATCTTGGAAAGTGGCGGCGACGAAGGTCATGGTGCCGATCACCTTGCCGAGGCGCACGCGGAAGAACACGCAGACGAATCGCACGCCGTTCATGAAATCGAAGCGGCTGGGACGCAGTTGAGTGCCAACAGTGACTTTGACATTCAAGAACGATTGGCCACCGACGCAACGAACTCGGGAATGCAAAGCGAATTGATCGCTCGCCAGCAGCAGTCGGCTCTTGCCGCTGGATCGGTCATCAACGATTCGTCCAATATCGAAGGTGGGATTTCGAAGGTTCAGGAAAACGTGCTGACGCCACGCACCGCCGGTGTTTTCTTCAGCATCTACTACTGCATGACCGGTGTTCACGCGATTCACATTCTGGGTGGGATCGGCGTTCTGGTTTGGCTGTTGATCCGATCGGTTCGTCAAGATTTCAATCGACAATACTTTGGGCCAGTGGACTATGTCGGTCTGTATTGGCACTTGGTCGACTTGATCTGGATCTATCTGTTCCCCTTGCTATACCTGATTCGCTAA